The genomic interval GGTTTTGATGGTCGATAAGCTTCACCTCCGCGTTGACGAACCTTGCGGCGGAGGGGATGTGCTTTGCCGCCGGATGGACCACGTCGCTTTTGCTGTTGTATCCATACAGTCTGAAGGGGAGGAACAGGAAACCGGGCTGATAGTAATGCTCGGCGCTTTTGTCTATTACTGTGATGGCCCATTCTTTCATGGACAGTTTCCGGGTGAGCGTGTTGGCCAGAATGGTCCCGCCGGTCCCGGCGCCAAGGATCAAGATGTTTTTCAATGTACCCCCCTTTTTGGCAGGGGCACGGCGCGCCGTGCCCCTACGACATAGATAGTCTTTTGCCGCGTTGGATTCCGCCTTTCCATTTTTTTTACAAAATATCGTCAATGGCTATTACAATTGAAACTCGCTTTTTTTAATGTTTAACTATCGCGGAACCGGATGAAATTCCAGAACGTGCGGGTTGTCTCCTTCGGCTATGTGCTGCCGCCAAACGTGGTGACATCGGCCATGATAGAACAGAGGCTTGCGCCGCTGTACGAGCGTTTGAGGCTTCCGGCCGGACGGCTGGAGCTTATGACCGGGATAAAGGAACGCAGGTTCTGGAACCCCGGCGCGCGGCCAAGCTCGGTTGCGGTGGAGGCGGGGCATAAGGCAATTGAGGCATCCGGCATCCCGATGGAGAAGTTCGGCGCGCTGTTCCACGCCTCCGTCTGCCGCGATTTTCTGGAGCCGGCCACCGCCTGCGTGGACCATCATGGCCTGGGCCTGCCGCCAAAGTGCGCCATATTCGATATTTCAAACGCATGTCTCGGCGTTATTAACGGCATGCTCACCGTGGCGAACATGATCGAACTTGGGCAGGTGGAGGCGGGGATAATCGTGGCCGGGGAGATGGGGGAATCCCTCGTGGAAAGCACCATCAAGGCCTTGCTTGACGATAAGAACGCCACCCGGCAGAGCATCAAGCCGGCGTTCGCTTCGCTCACCATCGGTTCGGGCGCGGTGGCTGTCGTGATGGCAAGTTCGAAACTTGCGCCCAACGGGCACAAATTGCTCGGCGGATCCGTCCGGTCGGCCACGGCCGCAAGCGAGCTTTGCAAAAGCGACCAGGACAGGGGTTTTGGCGACGGGGCCGCTCCGCTGATGCAGACCGATTCAGAGGGATTGCTGCAGGCTGGATGCGCCCTTGCGGCGGAAACGTGGAAAGATTTCACGGCGGAGATGGGGATGACGGCGGACCACATCTCTCGCTCGTTCACCCACCAGGTGGGGGTGGCGCATCGCAACCTTCTATACAAGTCCATCGGTGTGGACGTGGAAAAGGATTTTGCGACGCTGGAGTTTCTGGGCAACGTGGGTTCTGTATCGCTGCCGGTCACTTTGGCCATCGGCGCCGAACGCGGCATATTGAAAAAAGGGGACACGGCGGCGCTGCTTGGCATCGGCTCCGGGCTGAACTGCATGATGATGGCTCTGGAGTGGTGAGAAAGCAGATGGGAATTTATAACCACGGAGGCACAGAGGCGCAGAGAGAAGAGGGGACGGATTATCTTTACCTCTGTGACTCTGTGTCTCTGTGGTGAGAATGTACTTCTTGCCATGGCGTTGAATTTAAACGATATCTCCAACGAATATCCGTTCACGCCCAAAAGGTTCGACCTGGGCGGTGTCTCCATGAGCTATCTGGACGAGGGGCCGCCTCAGGCGCATACGGTGGTGATGCTGCATGGCAACCCCACATGGTCGTTCTATTACCGCAAGCTCGTTTCCGCGCTCTCCGGCGGATACAGGGTGATAGTTCCGGATCATATCGGCTGCGGCCTTTCGGACAAGCCCCAGGACTACGATTACACTCTAAAATCCCGCGTCGAAGCGCTCACAAAGCTTCTGGAGGGGCTTGGAATCGGGCGCATGTCCATGGCCGTGCACGATTGGGGCGGGGCCATCGGAATGGGATACGCCGTGGAGCATGCCGACAAAATAGCGTCGTTTGTGATTTTCAACACCGCCGCCTTCGTCTCGCAAAAGATACCGGGCCGGATAGACCTCCTGCGCCTTCCGTTCATCGGCGAGGCGGCGATACGCGGCCTTAACGTTTTCGCCCTTTCGGCCATAAAGCTCCGGATGGCCACGCTAAAGCCGGAACGCTTCACCAGCGAGGTGACGCGGGGCTATCTTGGCCCATACGATTCGTGGGCGAACAGGATCGCCATCGCAAGGTTCGTGGCGGACATCCCGATGGACCATTCACACCCTTCATACCGGCTGCTAAAGTCCATCGGCGACAGGCTCCACCTTTTCGAGAACACCCCGTCGCTTCTGGTCTGGGGCAAAGGGGATTTCTGTTTCGACGAATCGTTCCTCGCCGAATGGCTCAAAAGGCTGAAAAACGTGGAGGCCCACATGTTCGAGGACGCGGGGCACTATGTGGTGGAGGACGCGCACGAGCGGATAATCCCCCTGATGGAATCGTTCCTGGAGCGCAACCGGTGAGCTTTGCGGTCAATATCGCGTCGGTGTTCGCGCAGACGGCGCAAAGGCTGGGGGACAAACCGGCGGTCCATTTGCCATCCGGCCGAGACGGCGGCGGGAAGGTTATCTATAAAACATGGACGTTCCGCCAGCTTAACCAAGAGAGCGACGCTCTGGCCCACGGGCTGACGGCCGCCGGAATAGGGGAGGGGACGCGGACTCTTTTGATGGCGCCACCCGGTTTTAATTTCATCGCCCTGTCGTTCGCTCTATTTAAAGTGGGCGCTGTCCCGGTGCTGATAGATCCGGGGATGGGAAAAATAAACCTGTTAAATTGCGTGGAGCAGGCCGCCCCCGAGGCGATGATCGCCATCCCGAAGGCGCATTTCGCCAGGCTTTTATACCCGGCCAGGTTCAGGTCGGTAAAAACATTCATAACCGTGGGGATCCGCTGGCTTTGGGGCGGATTGTCCATGAACGGCCTTCGCGGCAAGGGACAGGGCGAATACCCCATCGCGCCGGTATCGGAGGAGACAGTGGCGGCGATATTGTTCACCACCGGATCCACCGGGCCGCCCAAGGGGGTGGTGTACACCCACGGGGTGTTCGCTGCGCAGACGCAGCTTATCCGCGACCAGTATGGCGTCACCGATGCCGACGTGGACCTGCCCGCGTTCCCGCTTTTCGCGCTTTTCTCCACGGCGCTGGGGATGTGCGTGGTGATACCGGACATGGACCCCACCCGGCCCGGATCGGTGGACCCGCGCAAGATCGTGGAGGCGATACACGCCAAGTCCGTCACATTCACCTTCGGCTCACCGGCCATATGGCGCCGGGTCAGCGGCCATTGCGCGGACAATGGTATAAAGCTTCCTACACTCAAAAAAGTGCTTATGGCCGGGGCGCCCGTGCCCAATTACATCCACGAACGGCTGTTAAACGGCGTCCTTGCGCCGGACGGGACCACGCACACACCCTTTGGCGCCACAGAATCGCTGCCTGTGTGCGACATCACCGGCAGGGAGGTTTTGGACGAGACCGCCGCCATGACAAGACAGGGGATGGGAGTGTGCGTCGGCAGGCCTGTGCGCGGCGTCACCGTGGAGATAATGGCCATAAACGACGGCGCCGTGGAGGCCTGGGACGATTCGTTGAAGCTTGCGGCGGGGGAGACGGGGGAGATTGTTGTGAGCGGCCCGGTTGTCACCAAATCGTATTTCCGCATGGAAGAGGCCACGCGCAAGGCCAAGATATATGATTCGAAGAGCGGTGTCGTCCGCCACAGGATGGGGGACGTGGGGTATCTGGACGATAAAGGGAGGCTGTGGTTCTGCGGCCGGGTGGCGCATCGCGTGATCACGCGAAACGCCACGTTGTTCACCATCCCTTGCGAGGCGATATTCAACGACCATCCGGACGTCATGCGCACGGCGCTGGTGGGGCTTGGCGATCCGCCAGCGCAGACTCCGGCGCTGATAGTGGAGATGGACCCGGCGCGCCCCGCCAGAGTGATGAAAGCTGTTGAAAAAGAACTTCTGGAGCTTGGCGCGGCAAATCCTGTGACGGCCCAGATAAAGACGATCCTGTTCCATCCGGGATTCCCCACCGACATACGGCATAACGCGAAAATATTCCGCGAAAAACTAAAGGTCTGGGCCGAAGCGCAAAGGCCGGATATGGTTTCCAAACGGTCATGAAAACGCTGGTCACGGGGGGAGGGGGCTTTCTCGGGC from Nitrospinota bacterium carries:
- a CDS encoding 3-oxoacyl-ACP synthase III; this encodes MKFQNVRVVSFGYVLPPNVVTSAMIEQRLAPLYERLRLPAGRLELMTGIKERRFWNPGARPSSVAVEAGHKAIEASGIPMEKFGALFHASVCRDFLEPATACVDHHGLGLPPKCAIFDISNACLGVINGMLTVANMIELGQVEAGIIVAGEMGESLVESTIKALLDDKNATRQSIKPAFASLTIGSGAVAVVMASSKLAPNGHKLLGGSVRSATAASELCKSDQDRGFGDGAAPLMQTDSEGLLQAGCALAAETWKDFTAEMGMTADHISRSFTHQVGVAHRNLLYKSIGVDVEKDFATLEFLGNVGSVSLPVTLAIGAERGILKKGDTAALLGIGSGLNCMMMALEW
- a CDS encoding alpha/beta fold hydrolase produces the protein MALNLNDISNEYPFTPKRFDLGGVSMSYLDEGPPQAHTVVMLHGNPTWSFYYRKLVSALSGGYRVIVPDHIGCGLSDKPQDYDYTLKSRVEALTKLLEGLGIGRMSMAVHDWGGAIGMGYAVEHADKIASFVIFNTAAFVSQKIPGRIDLLRLPFIGEAAIRGLNVFALSAIKLRMATLKPERFTSEVTRGYLGPYDSWANRIAIARFVADIPMDHSHPSYRLLKSIGDRLHLFENTPSLLVWGKGDFCFDESFLAEWLKRLKNVEAHMFEDAGHYVVEDAHERIIPLMESFLERNR
- a CDS encoding AMP-binding protein — its product is MSFAVNIASVFAQTAQRLGDKPAVHLPSGRDGGGKVIYKTWTFRQLNQESDALAHGLTAAGIGEGTRTLLMAPPGFNFIALSFALFKVGAVPVLIDPGMGKINLLNCVEQAAPEAMIAIPKAHFARLLYPARFRSVKTFITVGIRWLWGGLSMNGLRGKGQGEYPIAPVSEETVAAILFTTGSTGPPKGVVYTHGVFAAQTQLIRDQYGVTDADVDLPAFPLFALFSTALGMCVVIPDMDPTRPGSVDPRKIVEAIHAKSVTFTFGSPAIWRRVSGHCADNGIKLPTLKKVLMAGAPVPNYIHERLLNGVLAPDGTTHTPFGATESLPVCDITGREVLDETAAMTRQGMGVCVGRPVRGVTVEIMAINDGAVEAWDDSLKLAAGETGEIVVSGPVVTKSYFRMEEATRKAKIYDSKSGVVRHRMGDVGYLDDKGRLWFCGRVAHRVITRNATLFTIPCEAIFNDHPDVMRTALVGLGDPPAQTPALIVEMDPARPARVMKAVEKELLELGAANPVTAQIKTILFHPGFPTDIRHNAKIFREKLKVWAEAQRPDMVSKRS